A genomic segment from Malaclemys terrapin pileata isolate rMalTer1 chromosome 1, rMalTer1.hap1, whole genome shotgun sequence encodes:
- the LOC128844815 gene encoding uncharacterized protein LOC128844815, with the protein MQSSSAQVTMQSENRKRAPAWTVWEVLDLIAIWGEDSVLAELHSKRRNAKTFEKISKGMLERGNNRESLQCCVKVKELRKAYQKTKEANGRSGSEPQTCRFYAELHAILGGAATTTPPLTVDSEAGVISAMPEDSADGEDEEEEDDDELAESTQHSVLPNRRDLFLSLTEVPSQGIIPDHEAMEETSAANFSSLAPRSRRLSQIRRKKKRTRDEMFSEIMESTRSERAHLNEWKDTVSKYRKDASEREDRRDA; encoded by the exons atgcagagctcatcagcacaggtaaccatgcagtccgagaatcggaaaagagcaccagcatggaccgtatgggaggtactggatctgattgctatatggggagaggattcagtgctagcagaactacattccaaaagacgaaatgccaaaacatttgaaaaaatctccaagggcatgctGGAGAGAGGCAACAATAGGGAATCActacagtgctgcgtgaaagttaaggagctcagaaaagcctatcaaaaaaccaaggaggcaaacggtcgctccgggtcagagccgcagacatgccgcttctacgccgagctgcatgcaattctagggggggccgccaccactaccccacctctgaccgtggattccgaggcgggggtaatctcagccatgcctgaggattctgcggacggggaagatgaggaggaggaggatgacgacgagcttgcagagagcacacagcactctgttctccccaacaggcgggatctttttctcagcctgactgaagtaccctcccaaggcattatcccagaccatgaagccatggaagagacctctg ctgcaaatttttcaagcctcgcTCCTcggtcccgaaggctatctcagataaggcgtaaaaaaaagaggacgcgagatgaaatgttctcggaaatcatggaatccacccgcagtgaaagagctcatctgaatgagtggaaggacacggtatcgaagtacaggaaagatgccagtgaacgtgaggacaggagggatgcttga